A single window of Candidatus Paceibacterota bacterium DNA harbors:
- a CDS encoding NYN domain-containing protein → MVIKHSGQRVGVLIDVQNLYHSAKNLHRSRVNFKEILKTAIGKRSLIRAFGYVVKTKTGEEKPFFEALTNLGIETRVRDLQEFYGGAKKADWDVGIVIDAIRIAPSVDVLVLASGDGDFIALVEYLKNQGKRVEVMAFSRSSSSLLRETADEFIDLSEKKERFLLSK, encoded by the coding sequence ATGGTAATAAAGCACAGTGGACAAAGAGTAGGCGTTTTAATAGATGTCCAAAACCTTTACCATTCGGCAAAAAATCTTCACAGATCCCGGGTAAATTTTAAAGAAATACTTAAAACGGCAATAGGCAAGAGGTCTTTAATAAGAGCTTTTGGTTACGTTGTAAAAACGAAAACAGGAGAAGAAAAGCCCTTTTTTGAAGCTCTTACAAACTTAGGTATAGAAACAAGAGTAAGGGACTTGCAGGAATTTTATGGAGGAGCGAAGAAAGCGGATTGGGATGTTGGAATAGTAATTGACGCTATAAGAATTGCTCCAAGTGTTGATGTTCTTGTTCTTGCCTCTGGAGACGGGGACTTTATAGCTCTTGTCGAATATTTAAAGAATCAGGGAAAAAGAGTGGAAGTAATGGCCTTTTCAAGGTCTTCTTCTTCTTTACTTAGAGAAACGGCAGACGAATTTATAGACCTTTCTGAAAAAAAGGAAAGGTTTTTGTTAAGCAAATAA
- the rpsO gene encoding 30S ribosomal protein S15 produces the protein MIKSEEKTKIVKKYGIHEADTGGTEVQVGLLTEEIKQLLSHLKKHPKDFHSKRGLLKMVAKRRKFLRALKEKNEEEYKKTIEKLGLKK, from the coding sequence ATGATTAAATCAGAAGAAAAAACAAAGATTGTCAAAAAATATGGAATTCACGAAGCTGATACCGGAGGAACGGAAGTTCAGGTCGGTCTTTTAACGGAAGAAATAAAACAGCTTCTTTCTCATCTTAAAAAACATCCCAAGGATTTTCATTCAAAAAGAGGGCTTTTGAAAATGGTGGCAAAAAGAAGAAAGTTTTTAAGGGCGTTGAAAGAAAAAAACGAAGAAGAATACAAAAAAACAATAGAAAAACTTGGACTTAAAAAATAA